From the genome of Bacteroidia bacterium:
GAAAGATGCAATATCTTGCTTTGTAACTTTCTCATTTCTGCTGTCTTTCTTGATTTTTTTGAGTAATGAAGTTGCTTGTAACAACTCTTCAGCAGCTTTTTCGCGGGTTTGTTGCAAAATTATTTTTTTGTTCTCTTGAAGTTGATTTTTGAGTAACTCATATTCCTTCAATAACTTGTCTAAATGTTTAGCCTTATTTGAGATATTGCGTTTTGCTTCCTCTAATTCAAAAGCAAGTTTTTCTGCTCTAATACTCAGTTCTTCATAGTCTAAGGTTTTAGATGCTTTCATTTTGCTTTTAGCATTTTCTAACATCTTAGAAGGAAGATTGAGGTTTTGTGCAAGCTCAAATGCATAAGAACTTCCCGGTTTCCCAACCATTAGTTTAAACATAGGCTTTAGTGCAATTGGGTCATATAGCATTGAAGCATTGACAAGTCTTGAGATTTTGTTGGGTAATTTCTTGAGTGCTCCTAAATGAGAAGATACAATACCCAATGCACCTGTCTCACACAACATCTCTAACATTGCTTCTGCAATAGGGGAAGCCAATTCAGGATCTGTTCCTGTACCAAATTCATCAATGATTACAAGTGTATTGTGATTAGCATTTTCTAAAATATATTTCATGTCCACCAGATGAGCACTGTATGTGCTTAATGCGTTTTCTAGGGATTGGTTATCAGAAATTTCTACAGATATTTTCTCGAACACAAAGAGTTCAGAAGTTGGTGAAGCAGTAATGCCCAAGCCACTTTGAAACATCATTTGTAATAAAGCAACCGTTTTGAGCAATACTGATTTGCCTCCTGCATTTGGTCCGGAAATCAGCATCAGTGCTTCATGTTTGTTTAAGTTGATGGAATTGCGGACTATTTTTTCTTCAGAATTATCTTTACGCGCATTGATCAATAGCAAGGGGTGCACAGCATCATGTAATTTAATTTGACTCTGTTGAGCAAATTCAGGAATGTTTCCCCCCAATAAGTTGTTTAGTTTGGCTTTAGCTCTATAAAAATCCAATTTCTCCCACATTCCCAGTATGTTAACAAAATCTTCAGCAGTATCATTGAGAACCTTGCCGGCATATCTGAGGATTCTTTCAATTTCCTTTTTTCTCTCTAAATAGAGTTCTCTGAGCTGATTGTTCTCTTCAAAACATTCAAGAGGTTCTATATATAAAAATTTGCCTGATGCAGAGTCATCATGCACAAATCCTTTAATTTTCTTCTTGTGTTCAGCAATAATTGGAAGTACTAATCTGTCGTTTCGTATGGTGATTTCAGTATCACCTGCCCAACCATTTTTCTTAGCAACATCAAAACGGTTATTTAGGAGTTTCCGAACTTCTTTTTCCTTATTGATGATTTTTTCTGAAATATGTCGCAGTTCAGGACTGGCATTAGGATTCAGGTTGCCTTCTTCATCAATGATTTTATCAAGAAGTTCAAAAAGACTTCCGGGTATGATGATGGGCTCTCTTGTATAAAGGAGGGTAGGGAAAGAAGTTTTAACATCATCAAAAAACAGAAAAAACAAACCGGTATCTGAAAGTATCCTTTTGATTCTGAACAACAAGGAGGTTTGAGGCATACTTCCTAAGGTCATTGTGTCTTTTAAGTTGATTTTGATTTCGTCAATCACGCTCAAGTCCGGCATAGCATACGACTTGATCAACCTTTGCATTTCTCCGGTTTGGTTGAGAGTGTGAAGAATTGTTGACTTGTTTGAAGAAGGAGTGAGCGTGGATGCCCTGTTCTTTGCATATTCTGTTTTTGCAAAATCTGCCAGAATTGATTTTATCTCATTAAAGCCAATTGATGACCCAATATGTTGAGGATATAAAATCATTTGTTGGAATTCTGAACCTCATATTGTGTGAGTATTTCTAAACTCTTTTCTAATATGGGCTTAAATAGATCCGGATTACTGGCGTAGAAATTGATACTTTCTTCAAACTGTTGCCTTGTTACCTTGTGTTTCTTAAAAACAAATTCATAATCAGCACCAATATGTCCCAAATATTGTCGTTTACTTGTTGTTACTGGCTTATATTCAGATTTTGTCTTTTCTTGTTCAATAATTTCTTGCTCAATTATTTCTTTAACTTTTTTAAAAGCTTGATTTGAGCTGCTTACGTTTGTATTATTTACAGTATCTGTTTTAATACTCGTTTGTGATTCAAGTGCTTCTCGTGGTGCAACACCCAGCTGAAATGCAGCATCAACAGTTTTGATATCAGCAATGAGATGACTCATTGTTTTCCCGTCTATAATGGAAGTAGGAATCTGTTGTTTTTTATTTGTACATGAAATACATAGCAGTATATAAAACAATAATAGGACAGTCTTATTAGAAACAATTGAAAATATGGAATGAACTTTAAGATTCATTATTGGTGCTATTTTCTTTTGCCGGTGTAAGGATCAATGCCTTTCTTTTTAGCATAATCCTCCAATCTTTTCTGGAATGAACTCTTTTTAACAGAAACCTTTTTCTTTTTGTTAGCAGCAATTTGCTTGTGCAGTTTGTCTTCATCAACAAAACGCTTAAACAACGCTTGTTGTCCAAATGTAATCATGTTGGCTAAGAAATAATAATAACTCAATGCAGCAGGATAGTTGTTAAAGAATCCCAAGAACATGATTGGCATAAGGTATGAAATAATTTTCATTTGCGCACCGGCTGCGGTGAGTTGGTTATTCAGCCTTGTGTAAATTATGGTAGAAGCGGTCATTAATAAAGTAAACAGACTGACGTGGTCTCCATAAAAAGGAAGTGAAAAGCCGCCCGGAAAGTCAAATATAGAATCATATCGTGAAAGGTCTGTTGCCCAAAGGAAGGACTCCTGTCGTAGTTCAAAAGATGATGGGAAGAAACTGAACATTGCAATCAGAATTGGGAATTGCAATAGCATTGGCAAGCATCCTCCTAATGGACTAACACCGGCTTTCTTGTAAAGGCTCATTGTGTCCATTTGGGTCTTTGCCATATCACCCTTGTTTTTTTCTTTAATCTCATCCAATTCCGGCTTGAGTAATTTCATCTTAGCTGTGGACAGATAAGATTTGTAAACAAGAGGTAGTAAAAGTAATTTGATAAAAATTGTGAGTAACAGTATGATTATACCAAAATTGCCAATGTATTTACTTAGGAAATCAAAGGTTGGTATAACAAGGAACTGATTTACCCAACGAAAGAGAGTCCAGCCCAAGGGGATGATATCTTCTAATTCAATATTCTCCTTCTTTAAAGTCTTATAGTGGTTGGGTCCATAGAAATACCTTAAATTAAAAACTTCATTTCTTCTGTTTTCAAACGGCAAATCAAGTTGTGCTTTGTATAATTTTACGTTATCAAGCTGGTCTCTTGCTGAATCCACCGTAATTTCTCCATCTTTAAGAAACCCTTCTTTTAGGATAACTGTTGTGTTAAAGAATTGCTGTTTAAAAGATACCCATTGAACAGGAGCTTTTAGGTTTTCAGTTTTGTATTTGGTCTCGCTGATGTAATCAGGTTTTTCATCTATATACCTATAATAAATGGTAGATTTTAACCTTTCAGTTTCTGCTTTTAATTCTTGTTTCGGAACTTCTATCTCTCTGTAATAAGTCAATAAGGAGTTGGGTTGAATAAATTGCTCCATGTTGACCATTGCAAACTCTTGGTTTAATCCATAACCTTCTTTATCTAGCTTGTATGTGGACTCTATATAAGAATCGTGGTCAAAATTGAGTCTGAAAATAATGCTGTTTTTTTCCTGCTTTACAACATCCCAAAACACTTTGTTTGTATAGAAAGCTTCATTCTTAGTATTGAAAACAAAATAATCTTGAGAATGGTCTTTGTTAAATAAAATAAGCGACTGGTCTTGTGATGTATCTGCTCTCAGAAATTCGGTTAAAAAAACTTTGTTTACACGCGCTCCTTTGTTCGAGAGTGTAACCTCCATATCAGCATTTTTTAATGTGATTTCTTTTTCAGTTCCAAAAAATTTGGTTGCAATTTCTCCGAATTTTGCTTGCAGCACTTGTGAATCAGGCAAACTCTCAGTAACAATGGTGTCTTTTGTAGCCATTAATGCTTTTGCCTCTTGTTCTTTCTGCAATTGTACGGCTGCTATTGAGTCGCTAATGTGCTTGCGTTCTGCTATCTGTTCTGCACTGGGTTGATTCAGATAGGAATAACCTATTAATATTCCTAAAATGAGTAATAAACCAATAATCGAATTTCTGTCCATCTGTCTTTTTTAGAGGGCGCAAAGGTAATGTAATAATCATGAAAATTCTGTCTCACATGCCTTATATGAATTTCAAGATTCAGTGTGTTGTGTTATACTTTTAATATACTGATAATCAATATATAAAGAAATGTTAAGATGGGAGTGTAAACTCTTTTAATGTTTTATGCAATCCATTCTTACAGTGTTATTTGATAGAATCTACCAAAAGTGTGATAAAGTCAATGTGTTTGTGAAAAGAGTCGTGTAAATGTACTTCAATATATGGATGAAAAAATGAATTCAGCAGTGACTTGTGGTAGTAAACTTATTTTATCTTTCTTAAAATCTGATTAGGTGGCAAATGTGTCATCATTTTTAAGATTACTTTTGTAGGCTATGGAAATGTTGGTTTATTTAATAATTGGTTTGGTATTAGGAGCACTTGTTGGATGGTTGCTTAGAAGCAAAAAACAGACAGCCAATGCAGATGAGATTGTCCAATTACAAAGTGTAAAAGCAGGATTAGAAAAATTGTTGCAAGAGAAAGAAAATCAACGATTGCTGTTGCAGACCCAAGTAGATAAAGATAAAGCTGAAATCTTGACCATGACAGGTCGTGTTGCGCAGTTGGAGGAAAGTCTCAAAAACGCAGAACAGCGATTGACCGAACATCAACAAGTATTTGAGCAAAATGAAAAGTTGTTAAAAGAGAGATTTGAAAACCTTGCCAACAAAATTCTTGAAGAAAAAACGCAGAAATTCACTGAAACCAATCGCACTAATCTTGATATTATTCTTAATCCACTTAAAGAACAGATTGCAAAGTTTGAAGAGAAAGTCGAGAAAACATATACAACAGAAGCAAAAGAGCGGCACTCACTGAAAGATGAAGTAAAGTCATTAGTGGAGTTGAATACCAAACTGAATACAGAAGCCCAAAACTTGACCAGAGCATTAAAGGGTGATAGAAAAAAGCAAGGTAATTGGGGAGAGTTAATGCTGGAAAACATTTTAGAAAGCAGTGGACTTAGAGAAGGAAAGGAATACGAAAAGCAGTATTCCACCCAAGATGATGAAGCACACCGAATTCAGCCCGACTTTATTGTGAAATTGCCTGAAAACAAACATCTAATAATAGATTCAAAGGTTTCATTGGTTGCATACGAAAGATTTGTAAATGCAGAAGATGTCAATTCGCAACAGAAATCCATTGATGAGCATATCATTTCAGTCAAAAACCATGTAAGAGCATTGTCTGACAAAAATTACTTTAGAGCTGATGGTCTTAATTCTCCCGATTTTGTGTTATTGTTTATGCCTATAGAATCTTCATTTGCTGCGGCTATTGAGGCGGATGCTGATTTGTTTAATTACGCATGGGAAAGGAAGATTGTTATTGTCAGCCCAAGTACCTTATTGGCTACTCTCAAGACAGTAGCAAGTTTGTGGAGATTAGAAAAACAAAATGTAAATGCAGCCAGAATCGCAACGGAAGCAGGAAGTTTATATGATAAGTTTAATGGTTTTGTTGAAGATTTGAAAAAGCTTGGCAACCAAATTGAGACTGTACAAAAGACTTATAATGCTTCTTATAATAAATTATCATCTGGATCGGGGAATCTTGTGTCCAAAGTTCAAAAACTTAAAAACTTAGGTGCTAAGGCTTCTAAGGCATTAGACCAAGGATTGCTTAATGAAGCACTTGAAAATGATGAAGAGTTGAGCGAGGAGTAGTACAAGTCCTCCTTCGATACGATTTTGTCAAAGCCAAAACTCACTCAGGGTGACGGGGGGTAAATGAAAAGGTGGTTAGTTTGTGCAAGGAGAAGGTACTCCACTGAACCTAAATAATATAAAATAATCTATTCCAACTCCTAACTTTGCCGCTCATTAAGTAACTATAGAATTAGCATTAATTTCAAACTTATGAGTAATATCAAGGACGCGAATCCAATTCTAGTTCAGTCAATACGAGGGCAAATTGTAGAAAGTTTTCATAGAGGAGTTGTTTGTGTTGTAAATAGAAATAAAGAGGTTGTTTATAGCCTTGGAGATATTGAACAAGTATGTTATCCGCGTTCATCAATGAAGTTTTTTCAACATATCCCTTTCTTTGCACGCGGAGGTGCAGAACATTTTGGGTTAACATTGGAGGAAGTCGCTGTGATTTGTAGTTCTCACAATGGCGAAAACAAACATATCGAGACTGTTCGAAATATATTATCAAAAGGGGGATTCACAGAAGATGATTTAGAGTGTGGACCTCAAATGCCCGAATTATTTAAAGATCAGGAATCGCTAATAAAAAGTGGAGTTAAACCGGGTAAAATTCATAATAATTGCTCGGGAAAACATACAGGATTTCTTCTTTTTTGTAAGCTCTTGGGCGTTGATCACAAGCATTATATTTCACCTGAGCACCCCATTCAAAAAATCATTGCTGAAACTTGCTCGAGGTTTTATGAAACTCCTTTGTTAACTACTGCTATAGGGATTGATGGATGTTCAGCACCAATCATTGCATATTCTGTCTATAAGCAGGCAGTTGCATATAAAAACTTGATTCATCCTGATGGTTTTTCAATCGAAGAACAAAAAGCTTGTGAGTTATTAGTCAAAGCAGTAACATCCTATCCTTATATGATTGCAGGTTCAAAACGCTATTGCACAGAATTGATGGAAGTTGCAGGCGATAAGGTTGTAGGCAAAACAGGAGCAGATGGAGTGTATTGTATGTCAATCTTTAGAGAGGGACTCGGTTGCTGTATCAAAGTGGATGATGGAAAAATGGGAATTCAATATGTTATTGCGCAAGCATTGCTATCAGATTCCGGGCTGATTTCACAAGAGCAAGCAGATAAGTTGAAAAGATTTGTTCAATATGAAACTAAAAACTTTGGAGGGTTTGTCGTTGGCGAGGTTAGAGCAAACCCTGAAGTGAGTTTTTCAATTAAAAAACCACAAAGCGTGTAAGAGATGTTTGTAAGCGGTTTTACAATCATAAGAAATGCAGTTAACGGAGGTTATCCTGTTTGTGAGGCTGTGTTGTCCATTCTGCCTTTGGTAGATGAAATGATTGTAGCCGTTGGTAAATCAGAAGATGATACGTTGGGATTGATTCGGTCAATCCAATCTGATAAGATTAAAATTGTAGAAACAGTGTGGGATGATTCATTGAGAGAGGGAGGACGAGTGTTGGCGGTTGAAACAAATAAAGCATTGAAACACATTTCTCCTTTTGCAGATTGGTGTTTTTATATTCAAGCAGATGAATGTGTGCACGAAGATGATTATGAAAATATCAGAAAAGGAATGAAACAATGGCTGAATAACCAATCTGTGCAAGGGTTGGTTTTTGATTATCTCCATTTTTATGGCTC
Proteins encoded in this window:
- the rmuC gene encoding DNA recombination protein RmuC gives rise to the protein MEMLVYLIIGLVLGALVGWLLRSKKQTANADEIVQLQSVKAGLEKLLQEKENQRLLLQTQVDKDKAEILTMTGRVAQLEESLKNAEQRLTEHQQVFEQNEKLLKERFENLANKILEEKTQKFTETNRTNLDIILNPLKEQIAKFEEKVEKTYTTEAKERHSLKDEVKSLVELNTKLNTEAQNLTRALKGDRKKQGNWGELMLENILESSGLREGKEYEKQYSTQDDEAHRIQPDFIVKLPENKHLIIDSKVSLVAYERFVNAEDVNSQQKSIDEHIISVKNHVRALSDKNYFRADGLNSPDFVLLFMPIESSFAAAIEADADLFNYAWERKIVIVSPSTLLATLKTVASLWRLEKQNVNAARIATEAGSLYDKFNGFVEDLKKLGNQIETVQKTYNASYNKLSSGSGNLVSKVQKLKNLGAKASKALDQGLLNEALENDEELSEE
- a CDS encoding asparaginase; translated protein: MSNIKDANPILVQSIRGQIVESFHRGVVCVVNRNKEVVYSLGDIEQVCYPRSSMKFFQHIPFFARGGAEHFGLTLEEVAVICSSHNGENKHIETVRNILSKGGFTEDDLECGPQMPELFKDQESLIKSGVKPGKIHNNCSGKHTGFLLFCKLLGVDHKHYISPEHPIQKIIAETCSRFYETPLLTTAIGIDGCSAPIIAYSVYKQAVAYKNLIHPDGFSIEEQKACELLVKAVTSYPYMIAGSKRYCTELMEVAGDKVVGKTGADGVYCMSIFREGLGCCIKVDDGKMGIQYVIAQALLSDSGLISQEQADKLKRFVQYETKNFGGFVVGEVRANPEVSFSIKKPQSV
- a CDS encoding Smr/MutS family protein, which produces MILYPQHIGSSIGFNEIKSILADFAKTEYAKNRASTLTPSSNKSTILHTLNQTGEMQRLIKSYAMPDLSVIDEIKINLKDTMTLGSMPQTSLLFRIKRILSDTGLFFLFFDDVKTSFPTLLYTREPIIIPGSLFELLDKIIDEEGNLNPNASPELRHISEKIINKEKEVRKLLNNRFDVAKKNGWAGDTEITIRNDRLVLPIIAEHKKKIKGFVHDDSASGKFLYIEPLECFEENNQLRELYLERKKEIERILRYAGKVLNDTAEDFVNILGMWEKLDFYRAKAKLNNLLGGNIPEFAQQSQIKLHDAVHPLLLINARKDNSEEKIVRNSINLNKHEALMLISGPNAGGKSVLLKTVALLQMMFQSGLGITASPTSELFVFEKISVEISDNQSLENALSTYSAHLVDMKYILENANHNTLVIIDEFGTGTDPELASPIAEAMLEMLCETGALGIVSSHLGALKKLPNKISRLVNASMLYDPIALKPMFKLMVGKPGSSYAFELAQNLNLPSKMLENAKSKMKASKTLDYEELSIRAEKLAFELEEAKRNISNKAKHLDKLLKEYELLKNQLQENKKIILQQTREKAAEELLQATSLLKKIKKDSRNEKVTKQDIASFSHQLNQAKETLNQSFIKVKQDKTSVKPIETLPNVAITTGDFVLIADSNQIGEIIEIKKNKALVLLGDLHAWVDLKRLEKLKNQNKVKKSNKNSVPHYSDEIMVKQTGFSHTLDLRGERGEDAIAKVSKWLDDARLISAGQLKILHGKGTGVLKKLIWDFLKEQPFIKSYQFEHADRGGEGSTLVELK
- a CDS encoding DUF4296 domain-containing protein, with amino-acid sequence MNLKVHSIFSIVSNKTVLLLFYILLCISCTNKKQQIPTSIIDGKTMSHLIADIKTVDAAFQLGVAPREALESQTSIKTDTVNNTNVSSSNQAFKKVKEIIEQEIIEQEKTKSEYKPVTTSKRQYLGHIGADYEFVFKKHKVTRQQFEESINFYASNPDLFKPILEKSLEILTQYEVQNSNK
- the yidC gene encoding membrane protein insertase YidC, which produces MDRNSIIGLLLILGILIGYSYLNQPSAEQIAERKHISDSIAAVQLQKEQEAKALMATKDTIVTESLPDSQVLQAKFGEIATKFFGTEKEITLKNADMEVTLSNKGARVNKVFLTEFLRADTSQDQSLILFNKDHSQDYFVFNTKNEAFYTNKVFWDVVKQEKNSIIFRLNFDHDSYIESTYKLDKEGYGLNQEFAMVNMEQFIQPNSLLTYYREIEVPKQELKAETERLKSTIYYRYIDEKPDYISETKYKTENLKAPVQWVSFKQQFFNTTVILKEGFLKDGEITVDSARDQLDNVKLYKAQLDLPFENRRNEVFNLRYFYGPNHYKTLKKENIELEDIIPLGWTLFRWVNQFLVIPTFDFLSKYIGNFGIIILLLTIFIKLLLLPLVYKSYLSTAKMKLLKPELDEIKEKNKGDMAKTQMDTMSLYKKAGVSPLGGCLPMLLQFPILIAMFSFFPSSFELRQESFLWATDLSRYDSIFDFPGGFSLPFYGDHVSLFTLLMTASTIIYTRLNNQLTAAGAQMKIISYLMPIMFLGFFNNYPAALSYYYFLANMITFGQQALFKRFVDEDKLHKQIAANKKKKVSVKKSSFQKRLEDYAKKKGIDPYTGKRK